TATTGCAAAGAAACAATGCACATGACATATGCAGATTCAAACACACTCTGCCCaactacaattttattttattttatttattttgttattttattttattttattttattttattttattttattttattttattttattttattttattttattttattttattttattttattttatcaattttCCCTGGacttctaaaaaataataaatgcttcCCCAGTATGCTTAAGGTGAGAGCACTGATGCTTTGGTGATGAAAAGACTGTGCCAAGACAATCAggacaaaaacactttttttctttgattataAAAGGAGTCATCTATAGAAACTGCATAATTGCATCTAGTTTCTTGAAGTGAGAACTGCTGATTATCCAACAACTTCAGAGTAATGCTTTTTTCAACAGagagaaattggaaaaaaatctttaaattacATGGAAAAGAATATCAGGAATAAGGGAAAAGATAAAAACCAATCTGGACTTGTAAAAGCTCTTATGAAAATATGCTAGTTGTGCtactttctttcatattttgcGCAGcgattttcctgttttttgattaaatgtgattatttttgttttattaagtaGTTGTAATCTTGATCAAAGAGACTTTCTTTCAATGCTGTTTATTCAGAAAACCAATAAAGAAGAAACACATATGAATTAAATTATATTCAGTTATAGTGCCATTCAGCTTCctgttattttatattataacCTTTTGAGACTTTAAGTCATAGCCACTGTTGCTTAAGGAATAAAATAAGCTGATTTGTAACATGTCTAGTGATAAATGATTGCTCAGATTGATTAAAATCCTTAGCTTCCTTTCAGTGGTTTTCAGTCCCAACAGTAATTTAGTCCAGGAATATTCCAAAGGCTCATAGAATACAGCTCTCCGATGCTGTAATAAAACAGAGACACATGTATCTTTATTTTGTACCTTTCTCCTGTCATTTGATGATGTTTTAAGGTTCCTCTTTAGCCTTAAGCAATAATACATGGGGGCGTATCTAGTAAAAATAACTCAGTAATTGCAATTTGAGAAAATAATGAGTTAtggcaaagagaaaagaagaagaagaagaagaaatgagttTATGACATGGATTGTAGCTTAAGTCCATGCCAAGGGTATGACAGAAGAAGTCCTGCCAAGATAATGGTTTTACATCACCGCAGATGTGTGAGAGTAGATAGGATCGCCTGGAGATGAATGCTGCCCCTTCTCTGCAAGAGAATTAAAAGTGTCTGAAGCAACAAGCTGAAAATTAGTTTTTTCCCCCACATCGTAATTAGCTACAGCATTTCATGCTAGAAATCACAAGGCAGAGTGAAATTAGGGCCTCACCTATCCCCAGGCAAACACAGTGAGGCAACTCAGCAGAAGCAGGACAAACTTTCTCCTTAAGTTACATGACTTGACACAAACAGTGATCAAATGTTTGCTCCAGCTGATGGAAAATTTGGTGTTTAAAAGCCACATGGCTTGTGCTAAGGCCTGCAAATCCCGAGTGATTTGGCCGATGCCAACTATCTGCTGAGCTGCCCCTGCCGCACTGTGAGCTCTCCCCAGTTACAAAGGGAAACGTGTCAGTGGGCACAAGGTGTGCAGGACGACCTCCATGGACAGGGAACAGACCCCTCCACAtctgtgctgggctctgcacaaATTTGCCAAAGGCAGCCACTGCCCACAACTGATCCTGGAGTTAACAACCGAGTATTTTATGGGGGTGTGAGAGAGGGAGGCAAAATAGATTCTGATGAGAAAATCAAGATTAATTCCACACTATAGAATAAGTATTCTGAATTCAAAGACAGTTAACATAAAACTTTTCATGTTCCCAATGTGTTACCCAGGGCAAGTGAAGTGCTGGACTCAGAAGAACTTTGCCTAGGTGAGGTCAGTCTGGTCACATCTGGTTATCTAGATCCCCTTCATAGACAATTTGGGTAGGTGGGATAAATGGGTCTGTGGGCTCTCCACACTTGTCAGTGACTGTCAAAAATCCTAGATAACTCTGATCTGACTATTAGACAGCTGGATACAGGCCCCCATTCCTGTCTCCTTTTAGAAGTCAGCTTGAAGGAAAGGGTCCAGGCCCCTGCCCCAAATCCTGCTGCAAcacaggctgctgctcaggCAGTGCAAGCCTATCTCCTGTATCAGCACCATTGGGATTAGCTTCTCCATGCAGCCACTTCCCCACGTTCTCACTGAAAATGAAGAGCTGGCATATGACACGTTTTCTACCCTCTCATAGCTCCTTAACATGTCATGCATGCCTCCTTCTGCATTATATCCTGAGGCGCTCACTCCTGAGTACTGGCAAAGCTTGAAGAAGAAACTTTGGCAAGAAAATTCGCTTTCTACAAAGGCTGGTAAAGGTCATGACTCGGTTTGCCAAGTTGGAGCTGTTGTACAACCTTTGGATCAACTCTGAGCTTTTGCACTACAGTCTAAGAGCAATACAGGACACTCAGGAGATTCTGGAGTGTTGCTGAAGCTTCAGAGATTTCATCAGCTGTGAGTAGATAAAGTGTCTTCTCTTGAaaattatatacacacactatTCTGCTATCATttctgttggggaaaaaaaaaaaaaaaagattttgcctAGCACAACTTAGAACGCAATGCAGGTATATCAGGGATGGGCACTTTAAATTTGGAAGTAGCATTCGGATATACAGAAAAGCAGAGGTTTAAACAATGAACATTGCAGCCCTCAGGAAAGACAGCTTAAACAAATCTGTGAATATACAGAAATTCCCAGGTAGCAGGCCTTGCTTGGCACCCAGCCAAGCAAGCCTTCTGGGGTGGGGATAAGAATTTTTGGTGCCACAAATAGAAGTTATGGCACTTTTCATACTTCTTTTTATTAGCTTGgggatttatctttttttttttttttttctttttctttttctttttctttttctttttctttttttcatttttagcagCTACTagtttacacacacacacacacccagaggtcttattttgcaaaattttcATCAAAGAAACAATGAAACTATGCAAAAAACCTGCAATAGCTACTGAACTGTGATATTGCAATAATTTAACCCATTCATTGCTTCAAAGATCTGTGTGCTATAGACTTCTGGCTGTTAatccttgtgtttttttccaagtagGGAAAGATTGCTTTTCTACAGTTTCAGATAACCATAAATATCAGCCAGCACAACAAAATGATATATGAACTAGCACAGAACTGGTTGAATTTCTTGCATGTTACTTGGTAAATTAATCTGTCTCCACATGCATATTGCATCCCTTTCTTGCTCTATGATCACACACAGCTTTTAAAACTCTAAGTTGTATTCAATGCAGTGAGATaggttttatattttcaaaatgcaggTAATGTAAGAGAAggataaaaaaaacacatggacTCACTATGATTAGCAGTGCATTGCTGGACTATGTAGGTATGTAGGTTAATAATACTGCGATACTGATTGTTTTATCcctgtatttaaataataatacttgATGAAACTAGTCCCACTTTCTGAAGAGAGCACAAATGTGAACTCTAAGGTAGCATCAATCACTGGTGAAACTGTGCCATAGTTATATAAAGAAAAGACTGCTGAAATTGCTAGCTGCAGCAATAAGGTAGCATTTCAGCTCATGACAGCTTTGTGAGTTTTAACAAGTGAATATTATCACCCTCttcagggaagaagaaaaataaagcagcgTAATAGAAACTCCATAGTCACaaggagagggaaaacagaaaacatacgATTCAATCACCGGCCTActcctttttattcttttcacattttccttttggtcaATTTCTAGTCTCTACCACAAAGGTGTAAATCTCTGAGAGGCTGGAATCAATCTACAGAGTAGGATATTTAAGTAACATTAAAATGCAAGCAGCAGTGATAGTAATTTTTTACAAGAAGATCAGGGTAAATTATTGCAAGCCACAGCTACATTCATTTAAGAATAGGATAAGAGCAAAGAAGGGGTTAGATCCACTATTTTCAGGggttttaaatactttttctttttgggtaAACCAGATGGataagaaaaaaaggggaaataaaagacacagaaacacagcaagAGCTAAAGAAACACTGAGCACAGTCAGAGCAGGACTTACTCTTAGCCCCATCAGATAGTACAGCACACTTATGACCCCCATGGGCAGCACATAGAAGAGGAAGGATGTGATCTGGACGATGCAGTTGTAGATCCACATGGGCATGACTACTGTGCAGGTAGCAGAGCCAGGGACCAGGGTGCCGTTGGGGAAATACTGCAGCATGATGCCATGGGTGCCCGTGTTGGGGAGGGCGAAGAGGACAGAGAGGACCCAGAGCACCACGATGGTCCTCAGGGCACGCTTGCGGGTGCTCTCCAGCTTGGCGCGGAAGGGATGGAGGATGGCAAAGTATCTCTCCACGCTGACCGTGGTCACGCTGAGGATGGAGGCGAAGCACACTGTCTCAAAGAGCGCTGTCTTGAAATAGCAGCCGATGGGCCCGAACAAGAAGGGGTAGTTGCTCCACATCTCGTAGACTTCCAGGGGCATCCCAAAAAGCAGCACAAGCAGGTCTGAGACAGCGAGGCTGAAGAGGTAGTAATTGGTCGGGGTCTTCATGTTCCGGTGCTTAAGGATCACCAGGCAAACTAGGAAGTTACCTATCACCCCAACAATGAAGATCAAACTGTACACCAAAGCCATGGGCAAGAAGAGATGGCTCCTTTTGGGCCCACACAGGAAGGCTAAGTAATCCTCGGTGCTGTTCAGGTACCTCCTGAAGCGTTCTTCATGCAGAGCCAGGTGGTTAAACCAGGAGGTATTGTTGGTCCAGGCCATCACAGGACCTCCCAAAATGCTCCACCACTGCAAGCCAGTCTTCTTTAAGTTTCTCTGTGCTAGttcactcacttttttttttgcagagagggagggagaggggttGTCTTGCCAAACCTAGATGCACAAAGCCACTGAGAGATGTGAGGAGTGTGCTTGCCTGGCTTCGGTAGAGTGTTTGCTGTCGGAACAGCTGTTCCCCTGTGAGGAGTCCCTAAGCCAGAAAGCCCCTCCTTTCACACATATTCATTGGCTCACTAAGTGCATTAGATTATAGAGTAAGAAAAGAGGTTCTGGCTACTTGCATCAGCTCCTGTAACAGATGCGCTCATAGAATAGGAAACATGGGATTTAGAAAGCTGGGAATTTGAGATATAGGATGAGAAGCTTGCTGCAAGATGCTTGCATTTGTCAGAGGGTGGGAAatcagacacacacacaaaaatatattaatactaCAGACAGTTATAATccacaagcaggaaaaaaaaattatcaaaattgtatttttctgatatctgttgatttttattctctgttttctATGGTAGCAAGTACTTGGAAACAGATAGTGATCTGTAGAAAGCCAACCTGTTTTTGTAGTCACGAATGTGGAATTAGACAAGTATACagtttcaaccttttttttttttaaatattgtatttttttctcctgaaatctGACACAGGATTTTAACTGCTCTTCTTAGtgatatcaaaatattttttcccacttcTATTTTGTAAGGGAGTGTTGTGTCAAAGTGCATACAAAATTTTCATTGAGGGTTGACAAAAGGGGCTGATTGGAGGTTTGAGAATACTGGAATCTGATCCCATGTTTTAGATAGCCTTGTTAGGGGAATTTTTCTGAAGACCATATTGTTTCAAAAACATATTTAGTGCCTCTAGGATTAAGGTTACATGAATTCTTATGAACACTTATTTCTTCCTGAATGAAAACTATTCTGCAAATGTACTTTCTGAGCCAAAGAAGTGTCTGATACAAAGACGATGGCTGTGTCATTATAGATCATTTATCTCCTGATTAATTCTTGGTTCCTTACTGAATTTctctaaaacaacaacagaaacagcaacaaaaaagtgcATGGATGTCTTCTTTTGAGAATCAGAAAGTTAAGCTCTTTGGAATTAAATTACTGCAAAATCTGGTGTAGTGTAGGGGACTTTGTCAGCCTGATGTGCAATTTGCTCAGTAGCTCTCACTAGTTTTCTCTTCTGAGTCCCTGCCCAACTACCCCTTGAACTGATGTAAGATTTAACACCCCAGCACCTGTTGGTAGGATGCTTTTTGAGTCCTCATGAAGAACATGAAGAACCACCTCCTTTGTTCTAGCCTTTTAACTTGAGTAACCCTGGCTCCTAAACCagaactgtgtatttttaatcaCCCAGAAGCAAAAGAACTGTCCACTTGTCTGGCATCTCCACCAAAATCCTGACAGAAGCAAGCTTTCTGAGGAAGATGTAAACTACTCCATTGTAGGTGGTTTGACAGCAGATCCCACAGAAAAACTCTCctcttctgaagacagaaaagtCTTCAAAATTTTAGTTGCCTTAGATCCTGCCTTCTTTGCTCCTTCCCTCTTTAATTTCTGGTTTAGTTGTAGTGCAATAaccctgaaagaaaaagaaaaaaaaaaaaaactgctgtagTAAACACTGACTGCCTCCAAAAATAGCAGCAGTAGGCAAAGAACAAGGGTCTGTTCCCACTGTGGCATATCCAACATGTGTAGCTCcgaggattttttgttttactccTGTGCATTCATTTAGAATATTAGCAGAATAATACGCCACATGAACTGTACTAAAAGACAGAAACATGTCGCCTGCGATAACTTTCAGACCTGCTGAAATTATCTCACACACAGACTGTCTCCATCAGAAAGAATCCACTGATTTATTCCTGTATTGCAccgaagctttttttttttagcagagtGTTAGGGTTTATTGGATTGGTAAGCTACAAGGGTGCTCCTTTGAcctgtttctccctttcttagTGATGCAGATGAACAAGGTTCCTTGCATTTCAGCATTATCAGAATAATGTGAATTTGATTTTGATTTGAACTACAGCTGCCACAAAAGGTAGGAACAGGGAAATCCTTAGGAGGGTGCATGGTTGTGACTGTTGTAAATAACAGATAGTTGTAAACAATTTGTCCAGGACTAAAAACTTCCTGCATCTCTGCTTAACTTTCaggatttttctcctctctaGTCTCTcactgatttttcatttatttccatttcttctttttttttttttttttcctcccagtaaATTACTCTATACAGCATCATAACTGAAGTGAGTAAAACACTTAGATACCAAAATAGCTACCAAATAGGTCTTCATTTTGATTCACACACATTAACCATTATAGAGAAAGTGAAAAGGAAACTTGAGGTCTGTTTAGCTTGAATTCAgtcttgcaggaaaaaaaaaaaaaaaaaagtattatttactAAAAAGCCACCAAGGCAGCCTTGCCAGTCTTGAGCTCTATGAGAGGAAAACTATGGGCTGTAGAAACACACGAAAGCCCTTGGAAGTGTGGATGTGCCAGGGTGCCAGGCTCACCTGCATCTACTTCCACTTGTTCCTGGATCCTGTCTGATCCTGCTGGGCATGAGAACTGACTGGCTGTAAAAGTAGGGGCACAGGAGAAAAGTTGGTCTATTTGTCTAGCAGGCCACCCCTGGAGTCATGCCACTCTGAGCAGGATTAAGTGGCAGATGGAGAGGACAAGAAGGGCCAGGAGagtggaaaatatatttcaattcaTTTCTTGGAGCTTTATTCAGTGTTTATCATATCTGTCTCaatgaggagaggagagtaTATCTGGAAACCAAAGGTTTGTTATGTAATATGTTTAATTGCAGTGTACTATTTGGCAACATAAAAGCCAGACAAGTTTTTGTGGCATGGTAAATTCCAGTGCTAGTCCGAGTGTAGCATTATTCCCTTAGGGATTGCCTATGCCCTCATGCTGGTGGTATTTCTCTTGCCACGTTTACTCAGCAGTCTTGCCTTTATCTGATGTAAGAGCACTACGGTGCACTGCTGTATTCCACTAAGGGCAGTACAGTGTACATTTAAGAAC
The genomic region above belongs to Anas platyrhynchos isolate ZD024472 breed Pekin duck chromosome 14, IASCAAS_PekinDuck_T2T, whole genome shotgun sequence and contains:
- the NMUR2 gene encoding neuromedin-U receptor 2; the encoded protein is MAWTNNTSWFNHLALHEERFRRYLNSTEDYLAFLCGPKRSHLFLPMALVYSLIFIVGVIGNFLVCLVILKHRNMKTPTNYYLFSLAVSDLLVLLFGMPLEVYEMWSNYPFLFGPIGCYFKTALFETVCFASILSVTTVSVERYFAILHPFRAKLESTRKRALRTIVVLWVLSVLFALPNTGTHGIMLQYFPNGTLVPGSATCTVVMPMWIYNCIVQITSFLFYVLPMGVISVLYYLMGLRLKGDKSLEVEEMSVNVQRPSRKSVTKMLFVLVMVFAVCWAPFHIDRLFFSFVVEWTEPLANIFNLIHVVSGVFFYLSSAVNPIIYNLLSQRFRLAFLSVISPRCRHWAPKHPTSQIPAQQSIFVVEDHNLADSAEDTSVPGTHRTSVSSSQLSTGL